The following nucleotide sequence is from Echeneis naucrates chromosome 17, fEcheNa1.1, whole genome shotgun sequence.
CCTTCAGTGAAGTCTCGATGTACTCCTTCATGGCCGCCTTCTCTGGCCCGGAGACCTCTACCATTGAGCTACAGTGGTACGGCCCTTGGGGATGCTGGAACCAGGGATCAGGTCGATGGCTCAGTTGTAGGGTCTATGAGGAGGCATCGACAAGGCCTTGGATTTGCTGAACACCTCCCGGAGGTGGTGGTAACAGGAAGGGACGGATGTTAGGTCTAATTCTGAGTCTGTGGTGgcatggagagaaacatggaTAATGTTTGACACATCATCTTCAGGGTTCTGGATGTACTCAGTGTGTTCAGCACATTCCTCCCCCCACCCTATGACCTCTCCGGTCTTCCAGTTAATGTGGGGGTTATGGGTGCACAACTAGGGATGGCCAAGGAGTAGTGTCTGTGATGGAGagtgacagaggagaagaagaaaaaaaaaaaccaaacaaaaactgtatgTGCTCTTGATGTCCGTGAATGTGTAGTTTTAGTGTTTCAGTGATGCGGGTTATCGTGAACAGTTCATTGCCATTGAGAGCACGAGCTCTAATGGGCCTGGCCAATGGCCCCGGGATTGAGCCCCAATCTGGCTGCCAACCCCCCAGTCCATCAGACTCTCATCGGCCCCCTTTAAGGCTCGTGGTTGTGTCGTGGTGAGACCCTCGCTGCTGTGAGGACACGTGAAGCACGGCCCTGAACTGCGGGTAAACTCACCTGTTTGGTCCCTTTGGCGGGGCACGCAGCGACGAGGTGGCTGGACTCCCCGCAGTAGAAGCATCTGCCCTCCTGCTGCCGTCGTTGCTGCTCCTTGGATGTCCTGCCAAGTTGCATGGGTTCAGACTCCCCAGCCAGAATTCCATCCACTCTCCGCCGCTAGGGTGCAAAAGCAGATGGCGTAGTCACAAACCGACCCACCAGCCTGTGTCAGCCCGCTTAGCTCCCTGGCCTTTTCTCAGTCTGTGGTTACCGGGTCAAACGTTCTCTGGAGAGCCGCTTGAAAATCCCGGAGTGAGTGACAAAGTGGGGAGTCACGGCCCCATTCCGCAGTGGCCCATGCCCTTGCTCTTGCGGTCAGATGGGACACCATAAACGCAATCGCTCGGTCATTGGAAAAGGCGTGGGGGGAATGCTCAAAGTGGATGGAGCAGTCTATCAAAAACTGCCTTGCAAAGTCCGGGCTCCCCGGAGAATCGCTCTGGGGGCGCCAGTCTAATGGCGAACCCAGCGGCAGGCTCAGCCTGAACGGAAACCGCGGTCGGAGCCGGTGGCTCCGGTTTGATGGGTGGTTTGGCGGTTTGCTGCAGGTGTCCGACCAGGACCTGCACTTGGGCTGGCTGCCGGCTGCCTTCTGATAACAGTGAGATAAAAAACAGGTGGATAAAACAGGTAGATGGCCTGCTGCAGATCAGCACAGAGCTGTCAGCTGCTACAGCACCACCTAGTGTCTACCTGTTCACATCACTGCTACTCCAGCAGCCTGTTAtcctcatttatttcattcagtggGCCGAATGTGCTGTCAGCTGACTGTCAGAGTGGAAAATGCAATATGTTGTACAAAGACTCACAATACAGAAGTGTGTCGTATGTGAGCCCTTATTGAGAACAGGGGGCGCTGCAGGAACAATAAGATAAGAtgttcctttatttgtcccacagtggggacatttacagtattacagcagcaaaagagggcaccagtaaaaaaaataaataaatagaactATACAATAAATAACAATGTACAGTttagataataaaaataagtcagatcTAAAAGTGTGGACAGTACGGTCAGTTCAGAGAGTTTTGTGTGTGGTCTGCTGGTTGTGaagtctgacagctgctgatgttgctgtctgtgtgcttttgtgtgattGAAATGATGGTAATAACTGAAGATACAGAAGATAGGAaggacagatgtttgttttggatACAGAAATACATTGTTGGTTCATTAGGATGAACACAGAAGGTCAGACTCCTGGAAGCACAATAAGTGTGCACATACTGTTTCACCAGATTGGAAAGATACAAAGGTGAGGTACCGTTTACAATTTTATAGGTGAGAAGTAACACTTTGAAGTCTGCTCGCACCTGAACTGGAAGCCAGTGTAAGGAGGCCAGCACTGAGGTAATGTGATCCAATCTGCCGACTCCAGTCAGGATAcgagctgcagcattttgaacCATTTGAAGACCATGAGTGCTTTTTTTTGGGTAAGCCAGACAAAAGGGGCGTTACTATAGTCCAACCGTGATGTCACAAATGCATGGATCAGAACCTCAGTGTCCTTAAATGATAAAGCAGGTCTGATCCTAGCAATGTTTCTTAAGTGGAAGAAAGCAACTCTTGTAATCGCTTTAATATGGAGATTAAAAGAAAGCACGTTATCAAAGACCACACCAAGATTCCTAACTCTGTCTCCACAATGAATAACACAGTCATCTGGAGACAGAGTAAAGGTATCACAGAGAGCATGCAGCATCATCCTTGCATGTATCGTCCTGCACAGCACTGCTACCTGGCAGAATGTCCCtctgatgatgttgatgatgaacCTGAGCCTGCTGAAGAACCAGACCAACCTCTGGTGTTCTGTCAGGATGAGGGACTGACTGGACGTTAGTAAGGGATGGAACTGTTAGAAATGATTTTTGACAGGTTCATCTctgatgattgttttttgttttttcatttaaacacagtgatgaaggacagaaatattgaatatatcatttttgtttctcattcaaCTCTGTTTGGGGGTTTATTTCATGGGGacaagatcatttttatttttattttatttttactttactatACTGAAAGGCTTCATTGGTAGCCTCTGTCTACTTTATCTACTTCATCACTGTAACAGTTGAACAAATCAagtgcaaaatataaataaaaattctacaAATGGATTATTTGACCAACTTTAGGATTTTGCtacattttcttcctgaaatCCACGTTGAAGTCCTACCTCCTGTTGGGATCAGGATAATCCTGTTTTTTTGGATCAAAGTTATCCAGATTAAAACAAGGATTGGATGACACGATCTAATCGGATTTCAGAATCATTCTTCCCCTTTTGAACAAGCCATTTTCAAGATTTGATCCAAATCCAATCAGATGACCTTTGAACAACTGGCCCAGTGTGACAGTTGGCCTGTTgtggagcagtgtgtgtctctgcagcagagtcTGAGCTTTattcagcagcacatttcattcCAGGTCAGCTCAGTGGGATTTAcatccacagaagaagaaactacacacaagcagagtgttgtctccagcagcagagggcagcagtgtGAAGGTTTCACTGCTGACAGCCGAGAAGGCTCACAGGCTGAACTGAAGGCCGCCTCTGTGAGCCTCAGGGGCTGATGGGAGGTTGGAGGAGGCGTTAGAAACCACGTGACCCCGGTCTGATCTCACAGCTCGTCCTTGTTTGGCCTCAGCTGCATCAGAGCTCCACTTCTCCTCAGGTTCCCCAGAGGAAACACCGCTGCACAAAATGCTTCTcctcccagctgctgctctgtgctgtctgtgttcaggtgagtgattccagccaatcaggagcctCCACCTGTGACCCACACGCTCACACTGACCTTCATCTACCTGTCCGTCTCTCTGCAGCCATGGTTGCCAcggcagcagaggagctgattCAGGACCAGTTATCATTGACCAGGAGAGTTGGTCAGTCAGCCTCTTTCACCTGTGAACAAACTCAGAGGTGTGACAGTGACTTTGTTTTCTGGTaccagaagaaagaaacattcagagtgaTTATGTATATTAGAAGGAGTAATGGTGCTGTAGAAAAAGGTTATGGTCATCCTCAGGAAGATGATTTCTCAGCTGTTAATATCCAGAACGGCTGTGAGTTGAAGATCAACAAAGTTAAACTCTCTCATTCAGCCTCCTACTACTGCAGCTGTCAGAAGTCTGGTCCCCACAGTGAGAAAAGATCCCTGCAGCCTGAACAAAAACCTTCAGATGAACTGATGTCAAACAGTGTTAGTGACAGGAAGACAGCAGGAAACCACAGCCCAGGGTCACAGATTTCACCTCCAGCTCAGACTCTTGTTCTGGACTCTTCTCTGATATTGATTCATATTTGGATGAGATATTTCAGCAGCTTTCCTGTTGGTCCACACAGTGAGGACGAAGAAGACACACAGGAGCACAAtaagaaaacaagaggaggaacTGAATGAATCAAATCCTGATGAAGAGACCTGACAGACCTGCTCCACCAGAGTCACAATGTGGTCCAGGAGGAAggaccaaagaagaagagacagtgaTGTTGATGTGGACATCAGCTGAAATATGATCCTGGTTCATAATGTGGACTCGTTCAGCTCAGCTGACACATTCAACAGCAGACAGGTTTTTGTAtcagtctctgtcactgtgggaggaaactggtaCCTCATCTTTGGCTCTGGAACTAAACTGTATGTAACAGGtaagacaaacatttcttttccttcagctgttttattgaagaagtagaaaatgtgtttgaagtcAGTTTGTGCTGCTTCAGACTTCACATTAGTTTGTTCATAGTTGGTACAAAGTTCCTGCTGCAGCCGTTCTTCTCTGACAAAGTTCAGTCATTTGTGAAAAGATGAATTCtctatttgtgctgctgcagatcaaAAGTTTGTGAAGAGTCCAAAAAGTCTGATCTAGATAGAAAAAGTCTGAATTGTGGAttctcatcagctgctgcttcatgaaTCATCAGACTgcttttcaaatcaattcaCCTGGACATGAAGGattgaggaggattttcctgctCAGCTGACTTTTTCTACAAAATCTTCACTTCACCAAAGTGAATTTCTCTCATTCGGTCTCAAACCATATTTGCgtgtaaataaaatgcaggatGATACATATAGATCCGGACTTCAACCATTTATGAGAttcacatttgtgtcattttaaatgtgtctgtgaatcCGGAAGAAATATATTCTGTAAAATATACTAAATGGACTAattgtataataataaaaacaataaatagaattcatttttatattccaatgaaattttaaatttagctgaatgtctgaaatctgatttaataaatattgtatttcccaaaaaaaactcattgaatttaaaatcagataaaaatgacattttagttCTGATACAAATATTGTAGttccactaacacacacatatattctgATATATTCTGAGCTAAATACggatttaaaggatttaaattgtgtttccgTCTTTGACTTTCTTGGTGTTTATACGGcgataataaatatttgaaacgACTAAATAATTCAGTCTGAAGTAGAATATATGTGATCGCTGTCatcaaatccaaaatgaataaatgatatttGAATATATGGAGAATCCAAAATGTCACGGTAAACCTGGGTaagtgtgagaaaatgtgaaaatactgGGAATATATGATGGAAAACATCTGTGgataaaagctgctgatgtttctatCATGAAATGTGTTGGATAGTAAATAGTGAACAGCATCTGATCTgaagtgtgtttgattttgtgggACTGATCCATTATTCTAATCAGATGTATATTCAGtgttgtctgatgtgtgtgaaGCTGAATCCAGTATCTGTATTGATGAGTCCATGTAGTTTCCAGGATCAGACTGAATGCAGTGCAGTGCTGGAAGCTGCTGTTgactgtgtcaatgtgtgtctgtgtcaaactTCAGATGAGCCGGTAGTGAAGCCCGTGGTGAGCGTGTACCCGGCAGCATCCAGAGCCCACCTGGAGGGGAAGAGCTCCCTGCTGTGTCTGGCCTCAGCcatgtctcctcctctggtccAGTTCTCCtggaaaagacagaaggaggacgGTCCTCTGGAGGAGCTGCCCCCTGCCGAgggagagcagctgcagctcacacagTTGGGACGGGGACGCTCCGCCGCCATCTTGACCGTCCGTCAGCCAGAGAGCGCCACGTATAAATACATCTGCTCCGTCAGGCACGAGGGCGGCACAGCGGAGGGCCCGACACAACAAGGTGACCGATTCAGGCTGACTGATTCAGCTCCACGTGGAGACGCTGACATTTCTCACTGCAGCTCCAAACATTGGActccttttgtgtttcagaggtt
It contains:
- the LOC115057730 gene encoding immunoglobulin lambda-1 light chain-like; this translates as MLLLPAAALCCLCSAMVATAAEELIQDQLSLTRRVGQSASFTCEQTQRCDSDFVFWYQKKETFRVIMYIRRSNGAVEKGYGHPQEDDFSAVNIQNGCELKINKVKLSHSASYYCSCQKSGPHISVTVGGNWYLIFGSGTKLYVTDEPVVKPVVSVYPAASRAHLEGKSSLLCLASAMSPPLVQFSWKRQKEDGPLEELPPAEGEQLQLTQLGRGRSAAILTVRQPESATYKYICSVRHEGGTAEGPTQQEVPAPAASCPPETEPAVLAAQQQADLLPLDPLQPQSRVKLLCLLYTVLIVKSLVYCCGLSLLMSLRDDGPSTNYTD